Proteins encoded in a region of the Candidatus Moanabacter tarae genome:
- the yhaM gene encoding 3'-5' exoribonuclease YhaM has product MKSPTIAELQSSDRSESVTFEAIFLFRKSAVKRARNGNEFLTVELGDCTGNFQFVCFNDNPTRSFFGNTEPGTPVKVSGHTDFYEERFSPRIHTAHSISEEELSDSSLMERLVASSVENSIDLWNELIDYTNQIREDRLRKTVHKVLSETEIELKFIPAAISMHHAYRSGLLEHTVNLCRACIALLPHYPDINKDLALSGVIVHDIGKTKEYTHHKQGLATTRSRIGILQGHVVLGYRIVRKAAIQCELSPELIERLEHIVLSHQGELEWGAACMASTPEAVFVSMLDNLDAKLGMVQQAIRTSLPNQEFSEYLPGLKSALLLHLNPKS; this is encoded by the coding sequence ATGAAATCTCCCACCATTGCTGAGCTGCAGAGTAGCGATCGTAGTGAGAGCGTTACTTTTGAAGCGATTTTTCTATTCCGAAAATCAGCTGTTAAAAGAGCCAGAAACGGGAACGAGTTTCTGACCGTTGAACTCGGCGACTGCACAGGCAACTTTCAATTTGTCTGCTTCAACGACAACCCAACACGTAGTTTCTTTGGTAATACTGAACCTGGAACTCCAGTCAAAGTTTCAGGCCACACCGACTTTTACGAGGAGCGATTCTCGCCTCGAATCCATACCGCTCATTCGATATCTGAAGAAGAACTGTCGGACTCGAGTTTAATGGAGCGCTTGGTTGCTTCTTCTGTCGAAAATTCAATTGACCTCTGGAATGAGTTGATCGACTACACCAACCAGATTAGAGAGGACCGGCTGAGGAAAACAGTACATAAGGTTTTATCTGAAACAGAAATCGAACTGAAATTCATTCCTGCCGCAATTTCGATGCACCACGCATATCGAAGCGGTCTTCTCGAGCACACCGTTAACCTTTGCCGCGCTTGTATCGCGCTCCTCCCCCACTACCCCGACATAAATAAGGACTTGGCTTTAAGTGGAGTCATAGTCCACGACATTGGAAAAACAAAAGAATACACCCACCACAAACAGGGGCTTGCAACCACCCGCAGTCGGATCGGAATTCTCCAAGGACATGTCGTACTTGGCTACAGGATCGTACGAAAAGCCGCAATTCAGTGTGAGCTCTCTCCGGAATTAATCGAGCGTCTTGAACACATTGTTCTCAGCCATCAAGGAGAACTTGAATGGGGTGCAGCTTGCATGGCTTCGACCCCTGAGGCTGTCTTCGTCTCAATGCTCGATAATCTCGATGCCAAATTAGGAATGGTCCAACAGGCTATCCGAACCTCTCTGCCAAATCAAGAGTTCTCAGAGTACCTTCCCGGGCTCAAGTCAGCCCTCCTCCTTCATCTCAACCCAAAGTCTTAG
- the dapE_3 gene encoding Succinyl-diaminopimelate desuccinylase yields MFEPIEAIEEFVRCKSVSTDPTYGEGMEQSRQYVVRLLEGLGLSVETVNTPLHPIVLGSRTGPSSWPHVIIYGHYDVQPPDPIENWTSPPFEPEVRGNRLYGRGAVDNKGPLLAHISAVGKLLEKHAELPLKITFLIEGEEEIGSPSFSGFLQNYKDRLQADFVLLSDTASVSPEQLVITTGLRGILSLELKVKGPRVDLHSGIHGGVVMNPIQAVTEICASLHDSDGRINIPGFYNDVLDASDWEREELCSIADNKDDYLKLLGTKAFHTERMIDPFEAIRFRPTIEFNGIGGGYSGEGTKTVIPSSAFAKISCRLVPNQDPVRIQDLLIGFLREKCSSKVSLEILEGHCGEPYLVVPPGKGNTPTDQSPILAKAFQAAEQSIQEVTGRKPLYLREGGSIPIIADLKKVVGLDSIMIGLCLPEDNLHSPNESIHLGIFENGCAVSEGILGRLAGVS; encoded by the coding sequence ATGTTTGAGCCAATCGAAGCAATCGAGGAGTTCGTCCGTTGCAAGAGTGTATCGACTGATCCGACCTATGGGGAAGGGATGGAGCAGTCACGGCAATATGTAGTCCGACTACTGGAAGGCCTTGGTCTTTCGGTGGAGACAGTAAATACCCCTCTTCACCCGATAGTCTTAGGATCACGAACGGGTCCATCGAGCTGGCCTCATGTGATTATCTACGGGCACTACGATGTCCAACCTCCTGATCCCATTGAGAATTGGACCTCTCCTCCATTCGAGCCTGAAGTGAGAGGTAATCGACTTTACGGGCGCGGTGCTGTGGACAATAAAGGACCTTTGTTGGCGCATATCAGCGCGGTGGGAAAACTTCTGGAAAAACACGCGGAATTACCTTTGAAGATCACATTTCTTATAGAGGGTGAGGAAGAGATTGGCAGCCCGAGTTTTTCTGGTTTCCTACAAAATTACAAAGATCGTCTTCAGGCTGACTTCGTCCTACTTTCTGATACTGCAAGTGTCAGTCCAGAACAGTTAGTGATCACAACTGGACTTCGCGGTATCCTAAGTTTGGAATTGAAAGTAAAAGGACCTCGGGTTGACCTTCATTCGGGAATTCACGGCGGTGTTGTAATGAATCCGATTCAAGCGGTAACGGAAATATGTGCCTCGCTTCACGATTCAGACGGCCGAATAAATATTCCCGGGTTTTATAATGATGTCCTTGATGCGAGTGACTGGGAGCGAGAAGAATTGTGTAGTATCGCAGATAATAAAGACGACTATCTAAAATTGTTGGGGACTAAGGCGTTTCATACCGAGAGGATGATTGACCCTTTCGAGGCGATACGATTCAGACCAACTATAGAGTTCAATGGGATTGGAGGAGGTTATTCTGGTGAGGGAACGAAGACTGTAATCCCAAGTAGCGCCTTTGCTAAGATCAGTTGTCGTTTGGTTCCCAATCAGGATCCAGTTCGAATCCAGGATTTACTCATTGGGTTCCTGAGGGAAAAATGCTCGTCAAAGGTGAGCCTCGAGATTCTTGAAGGGCATTGTGGGGAGCCTTATTTGGTGGTTCCTCCTGGGAAGGGGAATACTCCTACGGATCAGTCCCCGATACTTGCCAAGGCCTTTCAGGCCGCGGAGCAGTCAATTCAAGAGGTGACGGGAAGAAAGCCTCTTTATCTGCGTGAGGGTGGTAGTATACCAATTATTGCAGATCTTAAGAAGGTGGTGGGGCTGGATTCTATTATGATTGGCCTGTGCTTACCTGAAGACAACCTCCATTCTCCAAATGAGAGCATTCACTTGGGGATTTTCGAGAACGGGTGTGCGGTCTCAGAAGGAATACTGGGCAGGTTAGCCGGAGTTAGTTGA
- the fabZ_1 gene encoding 3-hydroxyacyl-[acyl-carrier-protein] dehydratase FabZ produces the protein MDEILELIPHRPPFLFVDGLIEVTAKKAVTKRLIREDEPQFKGHYPENPIMPGVLLCEAVFQTGAILLVKRFREGGVSIEGSTPVLSKITEAKFKNIVRPGEELEIEAIYLESRLGKFHFLKGSAKRDDGRLALTIDFSLALV, from the coding sequence TTGGACGAGATTCTAGAGTTAATACCGCATCGGCCGCCGTTCCTCTTCGTAGATGGCTTGATCGAGGTAACCGCTAAAAAAGCAGTTACGAAAAGGCTGATTCGCGAAGATGAACCGCAGTTCAAAGGACACTATCCGGAAAATCCTATTATGCCTGGGGTTCTCCTTTGCGAGGCAGTCTTTCAAACTGGAGCGATTCTCCTGGTTAAACGCTTTCGTGAAGGCGGAGTCAGTATTGAGGGGTCTACTCCCGTCCTCTCAAAAATAACGGAGGCAAAATTCAAGAACATTGTGCGTCCCGGAGAGGAACTCGAAATTGAAGCAATCTATCTAGAGTCGCGACTAGGGAAATTCCACTTCCTCAAAGGGTCTGCCAAACGTGATGATGGTAGGCTAGCATTGACGATCGATTTCAGCCTGGCGTTAGTCTAG
- a CDS encoding Farnesyl diphosphate synthase: MEIEEKLSQLKARIETGLSQYVPDGNTRPKVLHEAMNYSLRIGGKRLRPTLLILASELYPARADPIPAASAIECLHTYSLIHDDLPSIDNSVLRRGQPSCHIQFDEATAVLAGDALLTHSFALLADAYKDQPDLATALIGELGSAADSRRLIGGQMEDILAEDSDCSPEQLDYIHINKTASLIQATLVMGVRLTWAESSQLNLAAELGRNLGLAYQIIDDILDATSDTKTLGKTAGQDSDRKKNTYIKLHGLSRSRAKAGELTTAALAVCDKMDADTNLLTAVINRMEHRIN; the protein is encoded by the coding sequence ATGGAGATTGAAGAAAAGCTGAGTCAGCTCAAGGCACGTATTGAAACTGGTCTGTCTCAATACGTACCGGACGGAAACACTCGCCCAAAGGTTCTCCACGAAGCAATGAATTACAGCCTCAGAATAGGAGGGAAACGGCTGCGACCCACGCTCCTCATACTTGCGAGTGAACTCTATCCAGCTAGGGCCGATCCAATCCCTGCAGCTTCCGCGATTGAGTGCCTTCATACTTATTCTCTTATCCACGACGATCTACCCAGCATCGACAACAGTGTTTTGCGTAGAGGACAGCCCTCCTGTCATATTCAGTTCGACGAGGCCACCGCAGTTCTCGCTGGCGATGCTCTTCTCACCCACTCCTTTGCTCTGCTGGCAGACGCCTATAAAGATCAACCCGATCTCGCAACGGCCTTGATCGGTGAGCTCGGCTCGGCGGCCGATAGTCGACGATTGATCGGAGGTCAAATGGAAGACATACTAGCAGAAGATTCTGACTGCAGTCCCGAGCAACTCGATTACATTCACATCAATAAAACAGCTTCTCTTATTCAAGCTACTTTAGTAATGGGAGTTCGACTGACCTGGGCAGAATCAAGTCAGCTAAATCTCGCCGCCGAATTGGGACGAAATCTTGGTCTTGCCTACCAGATTATCGATGACATTCTCGATGCGACGAGCGATACCAAGACACTCGGCAAGACAGCGGGCCAGGACTCAGACCGAAAGAAGAATACCTATATAAAGCTGCACGGACTATCCCGATCTCGAGCAAAAGCCGGAGAGCTTACTACTGCTGCCTTAGCTGTTTGCGACAAAATGGATGCAGACACAAATCTGCTCACGGCAGTTATAAATCGAATGGAGCATCGAATCAACTAA
- the bepA_2 gene encoding Beta-barrel assembly-enhancing protease — protein sequence MRKQPILFSGIAFGLLLLGIPGCNTVPVTGRTAINMVSDEYVIKESIRQFDLMKSQYPLSKNLGYIKMVREVGEKVIAAASTDIYLTEWEFLVFENPSIFNAFAMPGGKIGVFTGLFKAVKTDGELAIVIGHEIAHMTAKHVNERLSKQKLSQAGRVGLAIITSGQSSLVQGAILDTYGLGCSMGGLGFNRKMEKEADEIGLIYAARAGYNPTAAYALWERILAENSNLALSKPLSTHPSYLTRIRNLREAMPEAIEEYEITQSSVHKTNHMEGIIIQ from the coding sequence ATGAGGAAGCAACCGATCCTTTTTTCTGGAATTGCCTTTGGCCTTCTTTTGTTGGGGATTCCCGGGTGTAACACCGTACCGGTTACTGGGAGAACTGCTATTAATATGGTATCTGATGAATATGTCATTAAGGAGAGCATACGACAATTTGATTTAATGAAGTCTCAGTATCCGTTATCGAAGAATCTGGGCTATATCAAAATGGTACGTGAAGTTGGAGAGAAAGTTATCGCTGCGGCATCAACCGACATTTATCTTACCGAATGGGAGTTTTTGGTTTTCGAAAACCCCAGCATTTTTAATGCATTTGCAATGCCGGGTGGCAAGATTGGTGTGTTCACGGGCCTTTTCAAGGCTGTGAAAACTGATGGTGAACTGGCGATTGTTATCGGTCATGAAATCGCCCATATGACGGCAAAACACGTTAATGAACGTCTTTCAAAACAAAAATTGAGCCAGGCGGGGAGGGTCGGGTTGGCCATTATTACATCGGGTCAATCTTCCCTCGTTCAGGGGGCAATACTCGATACATACGGGCTTGGGTGCTCTATGGGAGGATTGGGCTTTAATAGGAAAATGGAGAAAGAGGCTGATGAAATTGGGTTAATCTACGCGGCTCGAGCTGGTTATAATCCCACAGCAGCATATGCTCTATGGGAAAGGATTTTGGCTGAGAATTCAAATTTAGCTTTATCCAAACCCCTATCTACTCATCCCTCGTATTTAACAAGGATTAGGAATCTCCGCGAAGCTATGCCGGAAGCAATCGAGGAGTATGAAATCACTCAGAGTAGTGTTCATAAAACAAATCACATGGAAGGCATTATCATCCAATAG
- the purH gene encoding Bifunctional purine biosynthesis protein PurH, giving the protein MERFALISTSNKANIVDFARELRKKYGYSIISTGGTAELLRGEIGEVIDVSEYTGFPELMGGRIKTLHPKVHGGILCRRGVATDLEEARQYDISLIDLVVVNLYPFQETLGKPSVTENEIIEEIDIGGVTLLRAAAKNWEHVTVVCDPSDYSLVTSGLEDQNNIKDLRRTLAAKAFDHTARYDCSISGYFNRGRPAVLSSDRDDLPEILSLSYSKEKQLRYGENPHQNASLYGGFLGGCDQIQGKDLSYNNILDASAAINLVDEFNIPTTVILKHNNPCGVASAEDLGRAWEEAFATDMDAPFGGVVAVNREVDGEAAKLMSRVWLEIIIAPGFSYEAQQLFSKKKNLRLLVREKETIVQGGREIRTVEGGILVQDRDQMKDDPSTFKVVTQKEPNEVDWKALLFAWKVAKHVKSNAIVFASAERTLGIGAGQMSRVDSARFAVTKAEAAGLSLKGSAMASDGLIPFRDGLMTGANAGAAAVIQPGGSIRDEEVIDAANSEGMTMVFTGCRHFRH; this is encoded by the coding sequence ATGGAGAGATTTGCCCTAATTTCGACAAGCAACAAAGCAAACATCGTCGACTTTGCTCGAGAGCTTCGAAAGAAGTATGGATACTCGATAATTTCGACTGGAGGAACGGCAGAACTCCTACGAGGGGAGATCGGGGAAGTTATCGATGTGAGCGAATATACCGGATTTCCCGAACTTATGGGAGGACGGATTAAGACTCTTCACCCGAAAGTCCACGGAGGTATTTTATGTCGGCGCGGTGTGGCGACCGACTTGGAAGAAGCTCGACAATATGATATTTCTCTCATCGATCTGGTGGTGGTCAACCTGTATCCTTTTCAAGAGACTCTGGGAAAGCCGAGTGTGACGGAAAACGAGATCATAGAGGAGATTGACATCGGTGGCGTAACCCTTTTGCGGGCAGCGGCGAAAAATTGGGAGCATGTAACGGTTGTATGTGATCCTAGTGACTATTCATTGGTTACTTCCGGGCTTGAAGACCAAAATAACATCAAAGATCTCCGCAGAACTCTTGCTGCCAAAGCGTTCGACCATACTGCACGATACGATTGTTCCATATCGGGGTATTTTAATAGGGGTCGTCCCGCGGTTTTAAGTTCTGATAGAGATGACCTGCCAGAAATTTTAAGTCTGAGTTACTCAAAGGAGAAACAATTACGTTACGGAGAGAATCCTCATCAAAATGCTTCATTATACGGAGGATTTCTCGGAGGCTGTGATCAAATTCAAGGAAAGGATTTGAGTTACAACAATATCCTCGATGCTTCTGCTGCAATTAATCTAGTCGACGAGTTTAATATACCCACGACTGTTATCCTCAAGCACAACAATCCCTGTGGAGTTGCTAGTGCAGAAGATTTAGGGAGAGCATGGGAAGAGGCTTTTGCTACTGATATGGATGCGCCTTTCGGTGGCGTTGTAGCAGTTAATAGAGAGGTGGATGGAGAAGCTGCCAAACTTATGAGCCGAGTATGGCTGGAAATCATTATTGCTCCAGGGTTTTCATATGAGGCACAGCAGCTTTTTAGCAAAAAAAAGAACCTTAGGCTGCTCGTTAGGGAAAAGGAAACGATAGTCCAAGGCGGTAGGGAAATCCGAACTGTTGAGGGCGGGATTCTAGTCCAGGATAGAGATCAAATGAAAGATGACCCTAGTACTTTTAAAGTTGTGACGCAGAAGGAACCTAATGAAGTAGATTGGAAGGCTCTCCTCTTTGCCTGGAAAGTTGCAAAACACGTAAAATCGAATGCCATTGTTTTTGCATCGGCCGAACGGACTCTAGGCATAGGGGCGGGACAGATGTCGAGAGTGGACAGTGCGAGATTTGCAGTGACTAAAGCTGAGGCCGCCGGTCTATCACTGAAAGGTTCTGCAATGGCGTCAGATGGATTGATTCCCTTCCGGGATGGGCTGATGACTGGCGCGAATGCAGGTGCTGCAGCGGTGATCCAACCCGGGGGCTCGATTCGGGATGAGGAAGTGATCGATGCAGCAAACAGTGAGGGAATGACAATGGTTTTTACAGGTTGCCGTCATTTTCGGCACTAG